One Thalassoglobus sp. JC818 genomic region harbors:
- a CDS encoding DUF6798 domain-containing protein: MPSVETTAQGQSEQRAQAWQYWLTGAVIYGVLLCVSFLRVPIPGVNEPHYLSKAKHFWQPDWCAGDFFLDSSNPHLVFYWVFGWLSQLLTLEQTAIVVRAVGYLPLAIGWTLLGKQLTRSGTATLFSLGTFLVFHSLGNWSGEWLVGGMESKVIAYGFLFGAMASAMSLRIVASALQAGLATSFHPVVGVWGTLAAVAATLCWVMLFGRSLIRQSPIPVLRWILAAIVFVGVALPGLWSAASIVLQTDPNDSLMATHLQVAHRLAHHLDPMTFSKSAHRYFTMLVLTWAVLIILQPARDEAVRWWRLIGFWALAFALIGVAISWGPRPVKSMPGYEWRIALLKFYPFRLADILIPVAVGFSLAELLRRKTCERFHSDFEANAISVCTACVLACVAIWIPGSDRNPSGMSAQARADWIDVSRWIDEETPEDSLVYSLENQWAVKWFANRPEYVNYKDCPQDAESLLEWNRRLWVIANWKKAATKDMLITPDELRALHDETGIDEIIFGKYWKVDVDANYRNKSFRVYRIPSAGQASEATQSPNPEE; the protein is encoded by the coding sequence ATGCCGAGTGTCGAAACCACTGCTCAAGGTCAATCAGAGCAACGTGCGCAGGCATGGCAGTATTGGCTGACCGGGGCGGTCATCTATGGTGTTTTGCTGTGTGTCTCGTTTCTTCGAGTTCCGATCCCGGGAGTCAATGAGCCGCACTATCTGAGTAAGGCGAAGCACTTTTGGCAGCCAGATTGGTGTGCCGGAGACTTTTTTCTGGATTCCTCGAATCCTCATCTGGTCTTCTATTGGGTGTTCGGCTGGCTGTCTCAACTGCTCACTTTAGAGCAGACAGCGATCGTCGTGCGGGCGGTGGGATATCTCCCGTTGGCGATCGGTTGGACACTCCTCGGAAAGCAACTCACTCGGTCCGGGACAGCGACTTTGTTCTCGCTCGGCACCTTCCTCGTTTTCCATAGTCTTGGAAACTGGTCCGGGGAGTGGCTCGTGGGCGGCATGGAATCGAAGGTTATCGCCTACGGATTTCTGTTTGGAGCGATGGCCAGCGCGATGTCGCTGCGAATCGTGGCGAGTGCGCTGCAAGCGGGGCTCGCGACTTCGTTTCATCCGGTCGTCGGGGTGTGGGGAACACTGGCGGCGGTGGCTGCCACGCTGTGCTGGGTGATGTTGTTCGGGCGCAGTTTGATTCGCCAGTCTCCGATACCGGTCTTACGCTGGATTTTAGCTGCGATCGTTTTTGTGGGAGTCGCGCTGCCGGGGTTGTGGTCGGCAGCTTCGATCGTTCTGCAAACTGATCCGAATGATTCTCTGATGGCGACACATCTTCAAGTTGCCCATCGGCTCGCTCATCATCTCGATCCGATGACGTTCTCGAAGTCCGCTCATCGCTACTTCACAATGCTGGTTCTCACGTGGGCAGTGTTGATCATCTTGCAGCCCGCACGTGATGAAGCAGTTCGCTGGTGGCGATTGATTGGTTTCTGGGCGCTGGCGTTTGCCCTCATCGGGGTTGCGATTTCATGGGGACCGAGGCCAGTCAAATCGATGCCGGGATATGAGTGGCGAATTGCCCTGTTGAAGTTCTATCCGTTTCGATTGGCTGACATTCTCATTCCCGTAGCAGTCGGTTTTTCATTGGCTGAATTATTGAGAAGAAAGACCTGTGAGCGGTTTCATTCCGACTTCGAAGCGAATGCAATCAGCGTTTGCACTGCGTGTGTTCTGGCCTGCGTGGCGATCTGGATTCCGGGTTCTGATCGGAATCCAAGCGGAATGTCCGCTCAGGCGCGAGCCGACTGGATTGATGTGTCACGCTGGATTGATGAGGAAACGCCTGAAGACTCGCTGGTGTACAGTCTGGAGAATCAGTGGGCTGTCAAATGGTTCGCGAACCGGCCGGAATATGTGAACTACAAAGACTGTCCTCAGGATGCGGAATCGCTTCTCGAATGGAACCGGCGTCTGTGGGTGATCGCAAACTGGAAGAAGGCTGCGACGAAAGACATGCTGATTACGCCCGATGAACTTCGGGCTCTGCATGATGAAACCGGGATCGATGAGATCATCTTCGGCAAGTACTGGAAGGTGGATGTCGACGCGAACTACCGGAACAAGAGTTTTCGCGTCTACCGGATTCCCTCTGCTGGGCAGGCATCTGAAGCGACACAATCGCCGAATCCCGAGGAATGA